A region from the Benincasa hispida cultivar B227 chromosome 10, ASM972705v1, whole genome shotgun sequence genome encodes:
- the LOC120087978 gene encoding external alternative NAD(P)H-ubiquinone oxidoreductase B2, mitochondrial-like, with protein MRWNSFYTKASKAFHDHPSISKLLIVFTVSGGGLVAATNGRSLYHSTYADAVQQDGDYKKKKVVVLGTGWAGTSFLKNLKSSSYDVHVISPHNYFAFTPLLPSVTCGTVEARSIVEPIRAITKKKGLNIEFREAECYKIDAEKKVLFCRSSQDTNLGGREEFSVDYDYLIIAMGAKSNTFNTPGVEENAHFLKGVEDAQRIRQTVIDCFERASLPNISEEEKKRTLHFVIVGGGPTGVEFAAELHDFAVEDLAGLYPSLKDYVKITLLEAGDHILNMFDKRITAFAEEKFQRDGIELKTGSMVVKVTDREISTKERATGEFVSIPYGMVVWSTGIAPRPQVVDFMKQIGQTNRRALATDEWLRVEGCDSVYALGDCATVNQRRVMEDIAVIFSKADKDKSGTLALQEFHEVVDDICERYPQVEIYLKKKQLKNFSALLKKTQSDSQKQSAELDIESFKSLLSEVDSQMKNLPATAQVAAQQGEYLASCFNRMEQCGKYPEGPLRFRGTGRHRFHPFRYKHFGQFAPLGGEQTAAQLPGDWISIGHSTQWLWYSVYASKLVSWRTRILVMSDWGRRFIFGRDSSRI; from the exons ATGAGGTGGAATTCATTCTACACCAAAGCTTCTAAGGCTTTTCATGATCATCCTTCCATCTCCAAGCTTCTCATTGTTTTCACTGTCAG TGGAGGTGGATTGGTGGCAGCTACTAATGGCAGATCTCTGTATCATTCTACATATGCTGATGCAGTCCAACAAGATGGTGactacaagaagaagaaagtggtAGTGCTTGGAACAGGATGGGCTGGCACTAGTTTTTTGAAGAATCTCAAGAGCTCCTCTTATGATGTTCATGTTATTTCTCCTCATAATTACTTTGCTTTCACCCCTTTGCTTCCTAGTGTCACCTGTGGCACAGTTGAAGCACGCAGCATTGTCGAACCAATTCGTGCTATTACAAAGAAG AAAGGTCTGAATATTGAATTTAGGGAAGCTGAGTGCTATAAGATTGATGCAGAGAAGAAGGTGTTGTTCTGTCGATCAAGTCAAGACACAAATTTGGGTGGCAGAGAAGAATTTTCTGTTGATTATGACTATCTGATTATAGCTATGGGAGCTAAATCCAACACTTTCAACACACCTGGAGTTGAGGAAAATGCTCACTTCCTGAAG GGAGTGGAAGATGCTCAGAGGATTCGTCAGACCGTAATCGATTGTTTCGAGCGAGCCAGCCTTCCAAATATAagtgaagaagagaagaagagaacTCTTCACTTTGTAATAGTTGGAGGTGGTCCAACTGGGGTGGAATTTGCAGCAGAGCTTCATGACTTTGCAGTTGAGGATTTAGCAGGGTTGTATCCTTCATTGAAAGACTACGTGAAAATAACCCTCCTAGAGGCAGGGGATCATATTTTGAACAT GTTTGACAAGAGGATTACTGCCTTTGCTGaagaaaaatttcaaagagATGGGATTGAATTAAAAACTGGTTCCATGGTTGTAAAAGTAACCGATAGGGAAATCTCCACCAAAGAAAGAGCAACCGGTGAATTCGTGTCTATTCCTTATGGAATGGTCGTCTGGTCTACCGGCATCGCCCCTCGTCCTCAAGTTGTTGATTTCATGAAGCAGATTGGTCAGACTAACAGAAGAGCTTTGGCAACTGATGAGTGGCTAAGGGTTGAAGGATGTGATAGTGTCTATGCTCTTGGTGATTGTGCCACTGTAAATCAAAGAAGAGTCATG GAAGATATTGCAGTAATATTCAGCAAGGCAGACAAGGACAAGTCAGGAACTTTAGCCCTGCAAGAGTTCCATGAAGTGGTAGATGATATTTGTGAGAGGTACCCTCAAGTAGAAATCTATCTGAAGAAGAAgcagttgaagaacttttcagCTTTGTTGAAGAAGACGCAGTCCGACTCACAGAAACAGTCGGCCGAACTGGATATCGAAAGCTTTAAGTCCTTACTTTCGGAAGTTGATTCTCAGATGAAAAATCTCCCTGCTACTGCTCAA GTTGCTGCTCAACAAGGTGAATATCTTGCAAGCTGCTTCAACAGGATGGAGCAGTGCGGAAAGTACCCTGAAGGCCCTCTCCGATTTCGAGGGACAGGACGCCACAGGTTTCACCCCTTCAG GTATAAGCATTTTGGGCAGTTTGCTCCTCTTGGGGGAGAACAAACTGCAGCTCAACTTCCTGGAGATTGGATCTCAATTGGTCATAGCACCCAGTGGCTTTGGTACTCTGTTTATGCCAG CAAGCTAGTAAGTTGGCGCACAAGGATTCTGGTCATGTCAGATTGGGGTAGAAGATTCATATTTGGCAGGGATTCAAGCAGAATCTGA
- the LOC120087979 gene encoding uncharacterized protein LOC120087979, with the protein MSLLDRPDDIEAPNIQVWNNAAFDNGESDVRTISWSNVQDSYKNLSSESLQSDSRKENLCPLSLKTPASVKYSVSVKPLNRNGVIENSQGKPFKTPGNGKEEEEVISKERNIDAEIEETEREINRLATRLKALQIEKAEQIATRTTVQEGGRFVPPVRSVAPKVSTKNSNGVNKMFKDALVEPKIGHNRGLSLGPSEIHGSVGARRQGNTEIMSAQRIQNRRQSCLPKLLDIDEEKAKNRRGNSMSLSPKSRRTLIKAQTVRKPATTIVSKRPAKKDGVVELIQPKKLFKDIEKPAPSTSVKKPLRTGRIVASRYNQTNESSQIATENRKSSLPGNCKDDGSSRYDKRRSSSELCRSKAPQSRVKKRWEIPSEIIILQQEMEERSLESSVSKLGDMLPRIITTRCVNISPRDSGPAKRVAELIESKTNFFADEEMEASICQKLNFAEDEEEE; encoded by the coding sequence ATGAGTCTTCTTGATCGCCCTGATGACATCGAAGCCCCAAACATTCAGGTCTGGAACAATGCTGCATTTGACAATGGAGAATCCGATGTTAGAACTATTTCTTGGTCGAATGTGCAAGATTCGTACAAGAATCTATCGTCTGAATCGTTGCAGAGTGATAGCaggaaagaaaatttatgcCCTTTGAGTCTGAAGACCCCTGCTTCTGTCAAGTACTCTGTTTCTGTGAAGCCGCTCAATCGCAATGGCGTCATTGAAAATTCACAAGGGAAGCCATTCAAAACGCCTGGTAATGGGAAAGAAGAGGAGGAGGTAATTAGTAAGGAAAGAAATATTGATGCAGAAATTGAGGAAACAGAGAGGGAAATCAATCGATTAGCGACCAGGTTAAAGGCTCTTCAAATTGAAAAGGCCGAGCAGATCGCAACAAGAACAACAGTTCAGGAGGGAGGAAGATTCGTGCCGCCGGTCAGATCAGTTGCTCCAAAAGTAAGTACCAAGAATTCAAATGGGGTTAATAAAATGTTCAAAGACGCTTTAGTTGAACCGAAAATTGGTCACAACAGAGGTTTAAGTTTGGGGCCGTCGGAAATCCACGGCAGTGTCGGAGCACGGCGGCAAGGAAATACGGAAATCATGTCGGCTCAGCGGATTCAAAACCGTCGGCAATCATGCCTTCCGAAATTACTAGATATTGACGAAGAGAAGGCGAAGAACAGAAGAGGAAACAGTATGAGCCTTAGCCCCAAATCACGGAGGACTTTGATCAAGGCTCAAACTGTACGGAAACCAGCCACCACTATCGTATCAAAACGGCCGGCGAAGAAAGATGGGGTTGTTGAATTAATTCAGCCAAAGAAATTGTTTAAAGACATTGAAAAACCAGCACCATCCACCAGTGTCAAAAAGCCATTGAGGACTGGTAGGATTGTAGCGAGCCGTTACAATCAGACAAACGAAAGCTCTCAAATAGCCACAGAAAATCGTAAGAGCTCTCTGCCGGGAAATTGCAAAGATGATGGAAGCAGTAGGTACGACAAGCGGCGGTCTTCATCGGAGCTTTGCCGGAGCAAGGCGCCACAAAGCAGAGTGAAGAAGCGGTGGGAAATTCCAAGCGAAATAATAATTCTTCaacaagaaatggaagaaagaaGTTTGGAGTCTTCAGTTTCCAAGTTAGGCGATATGCTTCCAAGGATCATAACGACTCGCTGTGTGAATATAAGCCCAAGGGACTCTGGACCGGCCAAAAGGGTGGCTGAATTGATTGAAAGTAAGACAAACTTTTTTGCTGATGAGGAGATGGAAGCATCAATCTGTCAGAAGTTGAATTTTGCAGAGGATGAGGAGGAAGAATGA